The Methanomassiliicoccales archaeon genome has a segment encoding these proteins:
- a CDS encoding glutamine synthetase family protein produces MAPKKDIYETKEKILKEVKQKNVKFIEMQFSDIVGTVKSVSIPTTRVESVIDDGVFLDGSSILGYATIEESDMRANPILDSFQIYPWIDSNVKTARFMCTIADHSGVRFKGDPRYALERMVAKVKEMGYDYNVGPEFEFFMFPMENGVPVPVPSDAGGYFDLMPQDKGETARKEMVLAFDELGYDMEAAHHEVAPGQLEIDLRYQDALTMADRMLTLKYGVKCIAQKYGLFASFMPKPLFGENGSGMHVHQSLASKDKNAFYDPNGKFELSDMAMHYMGGLMTHARENCAILASHVNSYKRLVPGFEAPCYISWANRNRSALLRVPAGRGMRTRVEQRNPDPAGNPYLQFAVMLAAGLDGIKNKTSPGEPVEKDIYHMNTEERRKNKIVDLPMNLGDALDIMSESSVMKEALGEHIFNHYLHIKRIEWDEYRKYVTDWEIQRYLRVL; encoded by the coding sequence GTGGCACCTAAAAAGGATATCTATGAGACTAAGGAGAAGATCCTTAAGGAAGTCAAACAGAAGAATGTAAAGTTCATCGAGATGCAGTTCTCAGACATAGTAGGAACCGTGAAGAGCGTCTCCATCCCCACCACCAGGGTAGAGAGCGTCATCGACGACGGCGTCTTTCTAGATGGCTCCTCGATCTTGGGATACGCGACCATAGAGGAATCCGATATGAGGGCCAACCCCATTCTGGATTCCTTCCAGATATACCCCTGGATCGACTCCAACGTCAAGACCGCCCGCTTCATGTGCACCATCGCCGACCACAGCGGCGTCCGTTTCAAGGGCGACCCACGCTACGCCCTGGAAAGGATGGTGGCCAAGGTCAAGGAGATGGGCTACGATTACAACGTCGGTCCGGAGTTCGAGTTCTTCATGTTCCCCATGGAGAACGGAGTGCCAGTTCCCGTCCCTTCCGACGCAGGCGGCTATTTCGATCTCATGCCTCAGGACAAGGGCGAGACCGCCCGCAAGGAGATGGTCCTGGCCTTCGATGAGCTGGGCTACGACATGGAAGCTGCGCACCACGAAGTCGCCCCCGGTCAGTTGGAGATAGACCTGCGCTACCAGGACGCCCTGACGATGGCGGACCGCATGCTTACCCTGAAGTACGGCGTCAAGTGCATAGCCCAGAAGTACGGCCTGTTCGCCAGCTTCATGCCCAAGCCCCTGTTCGGGGAGAACGGCTCCGGCATGCACGTCCACCAGTCGCTGGCATCCAAGGACAAGAACGCCTTCTATGACCCCAATGGGAAGTTCGAGCTGAGCGATATGGCCATGCACTATATGGGAGGGCTCATGACCCACGCCCGGGAGAACTGCGCCATACTGGCATCCCATGTCAACTCCTACAAGCGCCTGGTGCCTGGATTCGAGGCGCCCTGCTACATCTCTTGGGCCAACAGGAACCGCAGCGCCCTGCTCAGAGTGCCAGCGGGCCGCGGCATGAGGACCAGGGTGGAACAGAGGAACCCCGACCCGGCTGGAAACCCCTACCTGCAGTTCGCGGTCATGCTGGCCGCCGGTCTGGACGGCATCAAGAACAAGACCAGCCCAGGCGAGCCGGTGGAGAAGGACATCTACCACATGAACACCGAGGAACGCCGCAAGAACAAGATTGTAGACCTACCCATGAACCTAGGCGACGCCCTGGACATAATGTCCGAGAGCTCGGTGATGAAAGAGGCCCTGGGCGAGCACATATTCAACCACTACCTGCACATAAAGCGCATAGAGTGGGACGAGTACCGCAAGTACGTCACCGATTGGGAGATCCAGCGGTACCTCAGAGTGCTCTGA
- a CDS encoding SOS response-associated peptidase produces MCGRFSLGLVYGFSTRFGVPEESGLTPRYNIAPFQQIVVIVRESPNSLRWMRWGLVPRWAKGEEFGLKLINVRAESVLDKPMFKPLLSSQRCLVPATGFYEWSKLGTKKRPFNFRLKGQDFFAMAGIYDVWRKDGKELITCSIITTQANEEVAKVHDRMPVILSRSSEESWLSKGALTESALREIMDPFPANGIESYPVSDAVNDAKADDPDMVVPYNIRQATLF; encoded by the coding sequence ATGTGCGGCCGCTTCTCCCTCGGCCTGGTCTACGGTTTTTCTACCAGGTTCGGGGTCCCGGAGGAATCTGGTCTCACGCCCCGTTATAACATCGCCCCTTTCCAGCAGATAGTGGTCATCGTCAGGGAGAGCCCCAATTCCCTGCGATGGATGCGCTGGGGACTGGTGCCCCGATGGGCCAAGGGCGAGGAGTTCGGACTGAAGCTCATAAACGTGCGCGCCGAGTCCGTACTGGACAAGCCAATGTTCAAGCCCCTGCTCAGCTCCCAGCGCTGCCTGGTGCCAGCCACCGGGTTCTATGAATGGTCGAAGCTGGGAACCAAGAAACGCCCGTTCAACTTCCGTTTGAAGGGTCAGGACTTCTTCGCCATGGCCGGGATATACGATGTCTGGAGGAAGGACGGGAAAGAGCTGATCACCTGCTCCATTATCACGACCCAGGCCAACGAGGAGGTGGCCAAGGTGCACGACCGCATGCCGGTCATACTGTCCCGATCCTCCGAGGAGTCTTGGCTGTCCAAAGGGGCGCTTACCGAGAGCGCCCTCAGGGAGATAATGGATCCCTTCCCGGCCAACGGAATAGAGAGCTACCCGGTCTCGGACGCGGTGAACGATGCCAAAGCCGACGATCCGGACATGGTCGTTCCCTACAACATACGGCAAGCCACTCTGTTCTGA
- a CDS encoding nascent polypeptide-associated complex protein has translation MKQAMKRMGISQDEIQGVEEVIIRTADKEYVIKDAAVSCITMQGQKTYQVVGDAEVRPRQMVKEEKPGIPDLDVQLVISQTGASKEKAIQALNDCDGQPAEAILKIMSG, from the coding sequence ATGAAGCAGGCCATGAAGCGCATGGGCATCTCCCAGGACGAGATACAGGGCGTGGAGGAGGTCATCATAAGGACCGCCGACAAGGAGTACGTCATCAAGGACGCCGCCGTGTCGTGCATAACCATGCAGGGGCAGAAGACCTACCAGGTGGTAGGGGATGCCGAGGTGCGCCCCCGCCAAATGGTCAAGGAAGAAAAGCCCGGGATACCGGACCTGGACGTCCAGTTGGTCATATCCCAGACCGGAGCCTCCAAGGAGAAGGCCATCCAGGCGCTGAATGATTGTGACGGTCAACCGGCCGAGGCCATCCTGAAGATCATGTCCGGGTGA
- a CDS encoding HypC/HybG/HupF family hydrogenase formation chaperone: MPAKVLSIVGDEAEVDFGGVIRKTNVSMVDAKVGEYVIIHAGFAIQKVDEDEARETLKLWNEFLDSSEDA, encoded by the coding sequence ATGCCAGCCAAGGTACTGTCCATCGTGGGCGATGAGGCCGAGGTGGACTTCGGAGGTGTCATCAGGAAGACCAACGTGTCCATGGTGGATGCCAAGGTGGGCGAGTACGTCATCATCCACGCCGGTTTCGCCATCCAGAAGGTGGACGAGGATGAGGCCAGGGAGACCCTGAAACTTTGGAACGAGTTCCTGGACAGCTCCGAGGACGCCTGA
- a CDS encoding radical SAM protein, producing MRIVYGPINSLGLGRAIAVDPISRHPKVCNFNCIYCRLGQRGMLLLERTAFIDDSQILDQVGECLFRDECDAVMFKGTGEPLLASNIFSMARKLKQAAPKKVAVLTNCSLLRDPEVLDGLDAFDIIIAKLDASTEETFQQINRPHPSIKLSDVLEGMKEARQCFHGSFRVQVTLVRENLSELESIAQICRELCPDYVYLNDPEHCDPSHKLNKREAEAAWDKFFGIRCMNSK from the coding sequence ATGAGGATCGTCTACGGACCGATTAACTCCCTGGGCTTGGGAAGGGCTATTGCTGTTGACCCCATCAGCAGGCATCCCAAGGTCTGCAACTTCAACTGCATCTATTGCCGCCTGGGGCAGAGGGGTATGCTCCTTCTCGAAAGAACGGCGTTCATCGACGACTCCCAGATACTGGACCAGGTGGGGGAATGCCTGTTCCGGGACGAGTGCGACGCGGTCATGTTCAAAGGGACGGGAGAGCCTCTCCTGGCCAGCAACATCTTCTCCATGGCCAGAAAGCTTAAGCAGGCCGCCCCGAAGAAAGTGGCGGTCCTGACCAACTGCTCCCTGCTGCGCGACCCGGAGGTGCTGGACGGGCTGGACGCCTTCGACATCATCATCGCCAAGCTGGACGCCTCCACGGAGGAGACCTTCCAGCAGATCAACCGCCCCCACCCCTCCATCAAGCTGTCCGACGTGTTGGAGGGCATGAAAGAAGCAAGGCAGTGCTTCCACGGATCGTTCCGGGTCCAGGTGACCCTGGTGCGGGAGAACCTATCCGAGCTAGAGAGCATCGCCCAGATCTGCCGGGAATTGTGCCCGGACTACGTCTACCTGAACGACCCGGAGCACTGCGACCCCTCCCACAAGCTCAACAAGCGGGAGGCGGAGGCGGCCTGGGACAAGTTCTTTGGCATCCGCTGCATGAACTCGAAATAA
- a CDS encoding thiamine pyrophosphate-dependent enzyme, with protein sequence MCEGHRLCAGCAEPIIARQVLMGTDKPVVVANATGCFEVSTTIYPFSSWEVPWIHTAFENAPATMSGVEAAYKALKRQGKIDQEIKFVAFGGDGATYDIGLQSLSGAIERGHDFLYVCFNNEAYMNTGIQRSGATPRGASTTTCPSGTCTPGKKEFPKDLTRIIIAHDLPYAAQASPHNWKDLVEKSRKAFEIHGPKFINVISPCPRGWRHDGSQTIAMAKLAVETCVWPLYEYENGTWRLTGESLRIAQGTKEKKPVSEWLNSQGRFKHLMKGKFTSVADEIQQGVDQKWASLQKLCQM encoded by the coding sequence ATGTGTGAGGGACACCGCCTCTGCGCCGGATGCGCAGAACCGATCATCGCTCGCCAGGTATTGATGGGCACGGACAAACCAGTGGTCGTAGCCAACGCCACCGGCTGTTTCGAAGTGTCGACCACCATTTATCCGTTCTCCTCATGGGAGGTACCGTGGATACACACCGCCTTCGAGAACGCTCCAGCCACCATGAGCGGGGTGGAGGCGGCCTACAAGGCTCTGAAGCGCCAGGGCAAGATCGATCAGGAGATCAAGTTCGTGGCCTTCGGAGGCGACGGCGCCACTTACGACATCGGCCTCCAATCCTTGTCCGGAGCCATCGAGAGGGGGCATGACTTCCTCTACGTCTGCTTCAACAACGAGGCGTACATGAACACCGGCATCCAGAGGAGCGGAGCGACTCCGAGGGGAGCGTCCACCACCACCTGCCCGTCCGGTACCTGCACACCGGGCAAGAAGGAGTTTCCCAAGGACCTGACCAGGATCATCATCGCCCACGACCTGCCCTACGCCGCGCAAGCGTCGCCGCACAACTGGAAGGACCTGGTGGAAAAGTCCCGCAAGGCCTTCGAGATCCACGGACCGAAGTTCATCAACGTGATATCTCCATGCCCCCGCGGCTGGAGGCATGACGGCTCGCAGACCATAGCCATGGCCAAACTGGCGGTGGAGACCTGCGTGTGGCCTCTGTACGAGTACGAGAACGGCACCTGGAGACTTACCGGGGAGTCCCTTCGCATCGCCCAGGGCACCAAGGAGAAGAAACCGGTGTCGGAGTGGCTGAACTCGCAGGGACGCTTCAAGCACCTGATGAAGGGCAAGTTCACCTCCGTGGCCGACGAGATACAACAGGGCGTGGACCAGAAGTGGGCGTCCCTGCAAAAGCTCTGCCAGATGTGA